One part of the Musa acuminata AAA Group cultivar baxijiao chromosome BXJ1-5, Cavendish_Baxijiao_AAA, whole genome shotgun sequence genome encodes these proteins:
- the LOC103985158 gene encoding probable small nuclear ribonucleoprotein F isoform X2 — translation MATVPVNPKPFLNNLTGKPVIVKLKWGMEYKGYLVSVDSYMNLQLANTEEYIDGQFTGNLGEILIRCNNVLYLRGVPEDEEIEDAD, via the exons ATGGCG ACTGTGCCAGTTAACCCAAAACCTTTCTTGAACAATTTGACTGGGAAGCCTGTGATTGTGAAACTGAAGTGGGGAATGGAATACAAAG GTTATCTTGTGTCGGTAGATTCCTACATGAACTTGCAG TTGGCCAACACTGAAGAATACATTGATGGGCAATTCACTGGGAACCTGGGGGAGATTCTGATAAG ATGCAACAATGTGCTGTATCTACGTGGTGTGCCAGAAGATGAAGAGATTGAAGATGCTGACTGA
- the LOC135675070 gene encoding uncharacterized protein LOC135675070, giving the protein MDSYHQPAMEKLSGFRVPKASFILLPMSLVAIIFIVVYPNDLRLQCLVTAGCQPRPQLSAAPEPALRLLLGVFTVPDAYARRSLVRHAYLLQRASLPADAAVDVRFVLCNLTKEEQRVLVAMEIMLYDDIIILDCVENVNDGKTYDYLSSLPRVLGAGRAYDYVVKTDDDTYYRLDRLAETLRRLPREDVYLGLRVPCWRKDEGSGFMSGMGYLLSWDLVEWIATSEVVRKKMKGPEDIMTGAWLNEAGRGRNRFDMNPRMYDYPEGPDTCFRHGFTPDTIAVHKLKDDLKWAKTLQYFNVTQGLRSSKLFHIH; this is encoded by the coding sequence ATGGATTCTTACCATCAACCGGCCATGGAGAAGCTCTCCGGCTTCCGTGTACCGAAGGCTTCCTTCATCCTCCTCCCCATGTCTCTCGTAGCCATCATCTTCATCGTCGTCTACCCTAACGATCTCCGGTTGCAATGCCTCGTCACCGCCGGCTGCCAGCCCCGGCCTCAGCTCTCGGCCGCCCCCGAGCCTGCTCTCCGGCTGCTCCTCGGCGTCTTCACCGTTCCAGACGCCTACGCGCGCCGCAGCCTCGTCCGCCACGCCTACCTCCTACAGCGGGCGAGCCTCCCAGCCGACGCGGCCGTCGACGTACGGTTCGTCCTCTGCAACCTCACCAAGGAGGAGCAGAGGGTGCTGGTGGCCATGGAGATCATGCTCTACGACGACATCATCATCCTCGACTGCGTCGAGAACGTAAACGACGGCAAGACCTACGACTACCTCTCCAGCCTCCCGCGAGTCCTCGGCGCTGGCCGAGCCTACGACTACGTGGTAAAGACGGACGACGACACGTATTACCGGCTGGACAGGTTGGCGGAGACGCTGCGGCGGCTGCCGAGGGAGGACGTGTACCTGGGCCTCCGCGTGCCGTGCTGGCGCAAGGATGAGGGGTCGGGGTTCATGTCGGGGATGGGCTACCTGCTGTCGTGGGACCTGGTGGAGTGGATCGCGACGTCGGAGGtggtgaggaagaagatgaagggGCCGGAGGACATCATGACGGGGGCGTGGCTGAACGAGGCGGGCCGTGGGCGGAACAGGTTCGACATGAACCCCAGGATGTACGACTACCCGGAGGGGCCCGACACCTGCTTCCGCCATGGCTTCACCCCCGACACCATCGCCGTCCACAAGCTCAAGGACGACCTCAAGTGGGCCAAGACGCTGCAGTACTTCAACGTCACGCAAGGCTTGAGGAGCTCAAAGCTTTTCCACATCCACTGA
- the LOC103985158 gene encoding probable small nuclear ribonucleoprotein F isoform X1 — translation MVLLQTVPVNPKPFLNNLTGKPVIVKLKWGMEYKGYLVSVDSYMNLQLANTEEYIDGQFTGNLGEILIRCNNVLYLRGVPEDEEIEDAD, via the exons ATGGTTTTATTGCAGACTGTGCCAGTTAACCCAAAACCTTTCTTGAACAATTTGACTGGGAAGCCTGTGATTGTGAAACTGAAGTGGGGAATGGAATACAAAG GTTATCTTGTGTCGGTAGATTCCTACATGAACTTGCAG TTGGCCAACACTGAAGAATACATTGATGGGCAATTCACTGGGAACCTGGGGGAGATTCTGATAAG ATGCAACAATGTGCTGTATCTACGTGGTGTGCCAGAAGATGAAGAGATTGAAGATGCTGACTGA